A window from Garra rufa chromosome 14, GarRuf1.0, whole genome shotgun sequence encodes these proteins:
- the lhx1a gene encoding LIM/homeobox protein Lhx1, whose translation MVHCAGCERPILDRFLLNVLDRAWHIKCVQCCECKCNLTEKCFSREGKLYCKNDFFRRFGTKCAGCAQGISPNDLVRRARSKVFHLNCFTCMMCNKQLSTGEELYIIDENKFVCKDDYLSNSNGKDTNLLSVTACSDPSLSPDSQDQLQDDVKDGEIANLSDKETGNNENDDQNLGGKRRGPRTTIKAKQLETLKAAFAATPKPTRHIREQLAQETGLNMRVIQVWFQNRRSKERRMKQLSALGARRHAFFRSPRRMRTLVDRLEPGELIPNGPFSYYGDYQSEYYGPGGNYDFFPQGPPSSQAQTPVDLPFVPSSGPTGTPLGGMDHPIPGHHPSSEVQRFSDIMSHHPGDSPSPEPGIPGPLHSMSSDVFGPSPSFTSLSLNGSGYSNHLSHPPSEMNEGTVW comes from the exons ATGGTCCACTGTGCGGGCTGCGAGAGGCCTATATTGGACAGGTTTCTCCTTAATGTTCTGGACAGAGCATGGCACATCAAGTGTGTACAATGCTGCGAGTGCAAATGTAACCTAACAGAGAAATGCTTCTCTCGAGAAGGAAAACTGTATTGCAAAAACGACTTCTTTAG GCGCTTTGGAACAAAATGCGCGGGTTGTGCTCAGGGGATCTCGCCGAATGACTTGGTCCGGAGGGCACGGAGCAAAGTGTTTCATCTGAACTGCTTCACATGCATGATGTGTAACAAGCAACTATCCACGGGGGAGGAATTGTACATCATAGACGAAAATAAATTTGTCTGTAAAGACGATTATTTAAGCAACTCGAACGGAAAAGACACCAATCTTCTTTCAG TTACAGCTTGCAGTGATCCTAGTTTATCGCCAGATTCGCAAGACCAGCTACAGGACGATGTCAAGGATGGGGAAATCGCGAACTTATCGGACAAAGAAACGGGTAACAATGAAAACGATGACCAGAACCTCGGAGGCAAACGGAGAGGACCGCGTACCACTATTAAAGCAAAGCAACTGGAGACACTGAAAGCGGCGTTCGCGGCAACCCCCAAACCAACCAGACACATCAGGGAGCAACTGGCGCAGGAAACGGGGCTCAACATGCGAGTAATTCAG GTATGGTTTCAGAACCGGCGGTCCAAAGAGCGACGCATGAAACAGCTGAGCGCGCTCGGCGCAAGGAGACACGCGTTCTTCCGGAGTCCGAGAAGAATGCGAACGCTCGTAGACAGACTCGAGCCTGGAGAATTAATTCCAAACGGCCCGTTTTCATACTATGGAG ATTATCAGAGCGAGTACTATGGTCCGGGAGGGAATTACGACTTCTTTCCCCAAGGCCCTCCATCTTCGCAGGCCCAGACTCCTGTAGATCTCCCTTTTGTTCCATCGTCAGGACCCACCGGTACCCCGCTAGGGGGCATGGACCATCCTATCCCCGGTCACCATCCGTCCAGTGAAGTACAGCGCTTTTCAGACATCATGTCTCACCACCCAGGGGACTCGCCCAGTCCTGAGCCAGGGATACCTGGACCCCTGCACAGTATGTCCTCAGATGTTTTCGGACCCAGTCCGTCCTTTACATCCCTCTCTCTTAACGGCAGCGGATACAGCAACCACCTCTCCCACCCTCCGTCAGAAATGAACGAGGGCACGGTCTGGTAG